A genome region from Bacteroidota bacterium includes the following:
- a CDS encoding oligosaccharide flippase family protein, whose product MSQPSLTVELPEQPLGTRILRGALAGFAINLAGNGFLFIGQLLIARQLSRTEYAEFTVCISLMAILAMFADLGMNPLITRMLAQAEEDASRGMEDRRGSLLGTAVALRLVLSIFVALIIITIGRLFYPVSMVQNCLILLITLLISSRVLAVRPAAESMFRSQGKYYLVALFALFDAVAFAVLLFLGRYYTLRLQSVLWVYALCNVPGFILLVIALVRWIRRENVSLRLDPVLAKGFLLGSIPLCIGTIFLTIHIQIDSLLLDKLSTPFEVASYGATMRLNAAAAPIPLVLAAVIAPELTRLLRQNDQTRSLQLTDISLRILLVLGFFIALLITTCSGLIVPLTLGEKYASASPLLIWTGWMLLPIFIGTLLMEVSVAAGQSWFMTANAGVCMVAVIIGDLFLLRKFGATGAMVSKLIAVSLGAGLLVWLSRNSGHLDTRRFTSAFLRTGLATIASLAASWLFMAGNFHLAIVVIVQMGIYSLVIHATNVLTAQEVLSLWRRVTKRPSAIIG is encoded by the coding sequence ATGAGTCAACCCAGCCTCACCGTAGAGCTGCCGGAACAGCCATTGGGTACGCGTATCCTGCGCGGGGCTCTGGCTGGATTTGCCATCAATTTGGCGGGCAATGGCTTTCTGTTTATCGGCCAGTTGTTGATTGCACGGCAACTCTCCCGGACTGAGTATGCAGAGTTCACCGTCTGCATCTCCCTGATGGCGATCCTTGCGATGTTTGCCGATCTTGGGATGAATCCTCTCATCACACGGATGCTGGCGCAAGCAGAGGAGGATGCTTCGCGAGGAATGGAAGACCGCCGGGGATCGCTGCTGGGGACGGCTGTCGCGCTTCGACTCGTCTTATCAATCTTCGTGGCGCTAATCATCATCACGATCGGACGACTGTTCTACCCAGTTTCGATGGTACAGAATTGCCTGATTCTATTGATAACCCTTCTCATCTCTTCGCGTGTCCTCGCCGTTCGACCCGCGGCTGAGTCCATGTTTAGAAGCCAGGGAAAGTACTATCTGGTTGCACTGTTTGCACTGTTCGACGCAGTTGCATTTGCGGTTTTGCTTTTTCTCGGCCGGTATTATACATTGCGCCTTCAGAGTGTACTCTGGGTTTATGCGTTGTGCAATGTGCCGGGGTTCATTCTGCTGGTGATTGCGCTTGTTCGATGGATACGTCGCGAGAATGTTTCGCTTCGGCTGGACCCGGTGCTTGCGAAAGGATTCTTGCTCGGCTCGATTCCGCTTTGCATCGGGACCATATTCCTCACCATTCACATCCAAATCGATAGCCTCCTTCTCGATAAGTTGAGCACGCCGTTTGAAGTCGCAAGTTACGGAGCCACGATGCGATTGAATGCCGCCGCTGCTCCGATTCCGCTCGTTCTCGCGGCGGTCATTGCCCCGGAGCTCACTCGGCTTTTGCGTCAGAACGATCAGACGCGATCGCTACAATTGACAGATATCTCGCTTCGGATTCTGCTCGTGCTTGGATTCTTCATTGCGCTTTTGATCACCACGTGTTCGGGTCTCATTGTACCATTGACGCTCGGGGAAAAATATGCTTCTGCCAGCCCGCTCCTGATCTGGACAGGTTGGATGCTGTTGCCGATCTTTATTGGCACCCTCCTTATGGAGGTGAGCGTGGCTGCGGGTCAATCTTGGTTCATGACTGCGAATGCCGGCGTTTGCATGGTCGCGGTGATTATCGGAGATCTATTCCTGCTACGAAAGTTCGGCGCAACGGGAGCGATGGTCTCCAAGCTCATTGCTGTCTCATTGGGGGCGGGACTCCTTGTTTGGTTATCCCGAAATTCGGGCCATCTTGATACCCGTCGGTTTACGTCTGCCTTTCTGCGAACGGGATTAGCCACCATAGCAAGCCTTGCCGCGTCCTGGCTCTTCATGGCTGGGAACTTCCATTTGGCGATCGTTGTGATCGTTCAAATGGGCATTTACTCTCTTGTGATCCACGCGACGAATGTGCTCACGGCACAGGAAGTTCTCTCCCTCTGGAGGAGAGTCACGAAACGACCAAGCGCAATCATCGGATGA
- a CDS encoding glycosyltransferase, translating into MKYNWNPWEVKNWTAAREEWSNPDLPMVTLGVLNYNRCAELRQTLDVLTRAVKYPHYEVIVIDNGSTDGSNEMIRNEYPSVILHEVGKNLGVSARNIEFDLARGKYLFMFDDDTCPGMPATVLRIVQHMESNPDIAVLSTSYYQPVTGIMETTRWENYRFGGDERSGFQTLFLVEGGSCVRVAALKGAAGFDPEWSGAEGIELALQIYQQDLGVFFCPWFLTLHFVSPSPRLAGRSYRAHRAYVNSRQFVWMIAKHWPITAALPLLTCLILRRILAMVMHRHTATENIRGIFDGFRAITRFARYGPKLSWKQVFAIRRFYLGMLRWA; encoded by the coding sequence ATGAAGTATAACTGGAATCCCTGGGAGGTGAAGAATTGGACCGCTGCTCGAGAAGAGTGGAGCAATCCTGATCTTCCAATGGTCACCCTTGGCGTATTGAACTATAATCGCTGTGCGGAACTGCGCCAAACGCTGGATGTTCTGACGCGCGCAGTCAAATATCCTCACTACGAGGTTATTGTTATTGACAACGGATCGACCGATGGCAGTAACGAGATGATTCGGAATGAGTATCCGTCCGTCATTCTCCATGAAGTCGGCAAGAATCTTGGGGTGTCGGCGCGGAACATCGAGTTTGATCTTGCACGAGGAAAGTACCTCTTCATGTTCGATGATGATACCTGCCCTGGAATGCCGGCCACGGTTTTGCGCATCGTCCAGCACATGGAGTCGAATCCAGACATTGCTGTGCTTAGCACCTCCTATTATCAGCCCGTTACTGGGATTATGGAGACAACTCGGTGGGAGAATTACCGATTTGGTGGCGATGAAAGGTCAGGATTCCAAACCCTTTTCCTCGTTGAAGGAGGGTCGTGTGTTCGCGTCGCGGCGCTCAAGGGTGCCGCTGGTTTCGATCCCGAATGGAGTGGCGCCGAAGGTATTGAGCTTGCGTTGCAGATTTACCAGCAGGATCTCGGGGTCTTCTTTTGTCCCTGGTTTTTGACCCTCCATTTTGTCTCACCATCTCCCAGGTTAGCGGGACGGTCTTATCGCGCGCATCGTGCGTATGTGAATTCTCGTCAGTTCGTTTGGATGATAGCTAAGCATTGGCCAATTACGGCAGCGCTTCCGCTTCTCACATGTCTCATCCTTCGACGTATCCTTGCGATGGTGATGCATCGCCATACCGCAACGGAGAATATTCGCGGAATCTTCGATGGATTCAGAGCGATCACCCGGTTCGCCCGGTATGGCCCGAAGCTCAGTTGGAAACAGGTGTTTGCGATTCGTCGTTTCTATCTTGGGATGTTGCGATGGGCCTAA
- a CDS encoding glycosyltransferase family 4 protein, translating into MTILQLAPRMPYPLTDGGAIGICSITKWLKRLGHEVTLITFPLDSKQATDEAINDLGQYADVRLIKKPLHPRWCVLLRTLVRGAYPIERRQIPEMYRLIESTIGQKSFDIVHVDHSHMGPYGLWIKDRYGLPIVLREHNFEALIYERYAERETNPVKSYLARLHGGRLKREEARFLTNFDAVAAISQEDVAAMKQVAPEGKYRVIPAGVDIEYFKPRNSEEDPNSILSLGTLEWDPNFDATRYFLDAIFPIILQRRPATVLHIVGFSGERILPFLQRFGQSVQVHGRVPDVRDYLARAAVLVVPLRIGGGMRLKLLEAFAAGKAIVSTSIGAEGNEGKDGIHLWIRDGAESFADAVVRLLSDSAARQSLGINAHELAVTRYGWDHVVSEFVKLYEEVLRNRATE; encoded by the coding sequence GTGACCATCCTCCAACTTGCCCCACGCATGCCGTATCCGTTAACGGATGGGGGAGCGATTGGTATCTGTTCGATTACCAAATGGCTCAAGCGTCTGGGGCATGAGGTAACGCTCATCACGTTTCCGCTCGATTCCAAGCAGGCAACAGATGAAGCAATCAACGATCTCGGCCAGTATGCGGATGTGCGGTTAATTAAGAAGCCGCTCCATCCACGCTGGTGCGTACTGTTGCGAACGCTGGTTCGTGGAGCGTATCCCATCGAACGCAGGCAGATTCCGGAGATGTACCGGCTCATCGAGAGCACCATTGGGCAAAAATCATTTGATATCGTTCATGTCGATCACTCGCACATGGGACCATACGGATTGTGGATCAAGGATCGCTACGGTTTGCCAATCGTGCTTCGAGAGCATAATTTCGAAGCCTTGATCTATGAGCGGTATGCGGAGCGGGAGACGAATCCAGTCAAGAGCTACCTCGCACGTTTGCATGGTGGCCGGTTGAAGCGGGAGGAGGCGCGGTTTCTTACGAACTTTGATGCAGTAGCTGCGATCAGCCAGGAAGATGTTGCTGCGATGAAGCAAGTTGCTCCGGAAGGAAAATATAGGGTTATTCCGGCGGGGGTGGATATTGAGTATTTCAAGCCGAGGAATTCTGAAGAGGATCCCAATTCCATTCTCTCGCTTGGAACGCTGGAATGGGACCCAAACTTCGATGCGACCCGATATTTTCTGGATGCCATCTTCCCGATTATTCTCCAGCGCCGTCCGGCGACGGTTCTCCATATTGTTGGGTTCTCCGGAGAGCGTATTCTGCCGTTTTTGCAACGCTTTGGCCAATCTGTTCAGGTGCATGGACGAGTGCCGGATGTGCGCGACTATTTAGCCCGAGCCGCCGTTCTGGTGGTGCCGCTCAGAATTGGTGGTGGTATGAGGCTGAAGCTGCTCGAGGCCTTTGCGGCAGGAAAGGCGATTGTTTCTACTTCCATCGGCGCCGAAGGAAACGAAGGCAAGGACGGGATTCACCTCTGGATTCGCGACGGTGCCGAATCATTCGCCGATGCGGTCGTAAGACTGCTTTCTGACTCGGCAGCGCGGCAATCGCTTGGCATAAACGCACATGAACTTGCTGTGACGCGCTACGGATGGGATCATGTTGTTAGCGAGTTCGTAAAGCTTTATGAAGAAGTTCTCCGAAACCGCGCGACTGAATGA
- a CDS encoding glycosyltransferase has protein sequence MIYVALFCIALLLYSYVGFPVLIRILAKVAPRKSGIDESYQPAVSIILPAFNEELILADCLTSLVNLKYPAEKIEILCGSDGSTDRTNSILLEFAARHQQIKPVLFPGQRGKMLTLNDLVAKAKNEILLFVDADITLHPNTLLCHVRHYADPETGAVAGHLAMDSEQATSIYKSENSYWHIESDLRKHEAAIWSTLAVYGGNYSIRRELWQSLPDGRVSDDFFVGLQVALSGKRILFDEGAISIEQYGRTYPDEFQRKRRTTARTIHTLSYFRSSLIRGRVAWLLWPHKVLRWFAMYIVLALVASTFLSLYSPLAVVLLLIELALGLLVVIGWVSKGLKSPIPVASQIYWLFSMNIALALGVIDFLFSSPGPLWAQTTRIANDLTPSLSREVSAP, from the coding sequence ATGATCTACGTTGCACTCTTTTGCATTGCACTGTTGCTCTACTCGTATGTAGGGTTTCCGGTGCTTATCCGCATTTTGGCAAAGGTCGCTCCTCGCAAGTCGGGGATTGATGAATCTTATCAGCCTGCGGTATCGATCATTTTACCGGCATTCAATGAGGAGCTTATTCTTGCAGACTGTCTTACGTCCCTCGTCAATCTAAAGTATCCTGCTGAGAAGATCGAGATCCTTTGCGGCTCGGACGGATCGACGGATCGAACAAATTCCATATTACTGGAATTTGCGGCGCGACATCAACAGATTAAGCCAGTTCTTTTCCCTGGCCAACGAGGCAAAATGCTGACTTTAAATGATCTCGTTGCGAAAGCCAAGAATGAGATCTTGCTATTCGTCGATGCTGATATTACGCTGCATCCGAACACGCTCTTGTGCCATGTTCGGCATTATGCCGATCCCGAGACGGGTGCTGTTGCCGGTCACCTCGCGATGGATAGCGAGCAAGCGACCAGCATCTATAAGTCGGAGAATAGTTATTGGCATATCGAGAGTGATCTCAGAAAACATGAAGCTGCGATCTGGTCGACGCTCGCCGTTTATGGTGGGAATTATTCGATCCGCCGTGAACTCTGGCAATCCTTGCCGGATGGGAGAGTTTCGGACGATTTCTTTGTCGGACTACAAGTCGCATTATCTGGAAAGCGGATTCTCTTTGATGAAGGAGCTATATCTATCGAGCAGTATGGTCGTACCTACCCGGATGAATTCCAGAGGAAGCGAAGGACGACGGCACGGACAATTCATACGCTTTCATATTTTCGGTCTTCGCTCATTCGTGGTCGTGTTGCCTGGCTCTTGTGGCCTCACAAAGTATTGCGATGGTTTGCTATGTATATCGTCCTCGCATTGGTGGCGAGCACCTTCCTCTCATTGTACAGCCCTCTCGCAGTAGTGCTGCTGTTGATTGAGCTTGCGCTCGGCTTGCTGGTGGTGATCGGTTGGGTTTCGAAGGGCTTAAAATCTCCGATTCCAGTCGCCAGCCAGATCTACTGGCTTTTCTCGATGAATATTGCGCTCGCATTAGGCGTCATTGATTTTCTATTCTCGAGCCCTGGACCGTTGTGGGCGCAGACCACTCGAATTGCCAACGATCTTACGCCATCACTCAGCCGGGAGGTTTCCGCTCCGTGA
- a CDS encoding sugar transferase, translating into MTPRKELVLLIIGDFIALNAAWAIFFWLRVDSGWFVFRHAAPTDVSPSLLPITSLEIYLFWMAMFLIFGLYRPWYVRPPFDEIVTLLKTLGVGTIILSLIIWWDSSDTSGLASNDPRVLGLTYWCITASLCVSIRLLIRHGQRRLLESGVGRRPSIIVGEPEMVRQLAGQIAHYPRLGYEIIGFVNSSSEAGAKIPALTIQQRNGKPMPTKEVPLLGTTEELESVIEACHPKEILIALGTNEHDKLIDLISRASHSNVGLKIVPDLYDIVSGQARTREIYGFPLIDINPVLLSPWEESAKRMLDVSVSALILAVGTPVWLLIAASIRLSSSGPIIYTQERLGKDGRRFHIFKFRSMYLDAESGGPQWASKNDPRVTPLGRFLRKSHLDEVPQLWNVLKGDMSLVGPRPEREFFVKQLLREVPYYERRQKVRPGVTGLYQTAVHKYDENIEDVKQKVKYDLMYIESMSFRLDVKILLRTVYMMMRGKGQA; encoded by the coding sequence GTGACCCCGCGCAAGGAACTCGTGCTGCTCATCATCGGCGATTTTATCGCCCTGAATGCCGCGTGGGCAATATTCTTTTGGCTCCGAGTGGATTCTGGCTGGTTCGTTTTTCGGCATGCGGCACCAACGGATGTTTCGCCTTCGCTTCTGCCGATCACGTCGCTCGAGATTTATCTGTTCTGGATGGCCATGTTCCTCATCTTCGGACTCTATCGGCCCTGGTACGTGCGGCCACCGTTCGATGAAATTGTGACGCTGCTAAAGACACTCGGGGTTGGGACCATCATACTTTCGTTAATCATATGGTGGGATTCATCAGACACGTCGGGTCTCGCCTCGAACGATCCACGTGTGTTGGGCTTGACCTACTGGTGTATCACTGCCTCACTTTGCGTGTCTATCCGATTGTTGATTCGCCACGGACAACGACGTCTTTTGGAATCCGGAGTAGGCCGGCGACCATCCATTATCGTTGGTGAACCGGAGATGGTCAGGCAGTTGGCTGGACAGATTGCACATTACCCACGGCTCGGTTACGAGATCATTGGTTTTGTCAATTCGTCTTCCGAAGCGGGAGCCAAGATCCCGGCGTTGACCATTCAACAGCGCAATGGCAAGCCCATGCCGACGAAGGAAGTCCCACTGCTTGGCACGACCGAGGAATTGGAGTCCGTAATCGAAGCTTGTCATCCGAAAGAAATATTGATCGCGCTCGGCACAAACGAGCATGACAAATTGATCGACCTCATTTCGCGTGCCTCACACTCGAATGTCGGACTCAAGATCGTGCCCGATCTCTATGACATTGTTTCAGGACAGGCGCGTACCCGCGAGATCTACGGCTTCCCGCTTATTGACATCAACCCGGTACTGCTAAGTCCGTGGGAGGAATCGGCGAAGCGAATGTTGGATGTGAGCGTGAGTGCTCTGATTCTTGCGGTGGGCACACCAGTTTGGCTTCTAATCGCCGCATCGATCCGGCTGAGTTCGTCCGGACCCATTATTTATACGCAGGAGCGGCTCGGAAAGGATGGCAGGAGATTCCACATCTTCAAATTTCGGTCGATGTACCTTGACGCCGAAAGCGGCGGGCCGCAATGGGCATCGAAGAACGATCCACGTGTAACACCGCTTGGTCGATTCTTGCGCAAATCTCACCTGGATGAAGTGCCGCAACTCTGGAACGTGCTGAAGGGAGATATGTCTCTTGTTGGTCCGCGGCCAGAGCGCGAGTTTTTTGTCAAGCAGTTACTGCGGGAGGTACCATATTACGAGCGGCGGCAGAAAGTCCGCCCCGGAGTGACCGGACTTTATCAAACCGCGGTTCATAAATATGATGAGAACATTGAGGACGTTAAGCAGAAGGTCAAGTACGATCTAATGTACATCGAGTCGATGTCGTTTCGTCTCGATGTGAAGATCCTCCTTCGGACGGTTTACATGATGATGCGTGGAAAGGGACAGGCATGA
- a CDS encoding glycosyltransferase family 2 protein — translation MITASNPRIGIILINLNAYEDTALCLQSLESLTYSNTELILVDNGSRDGSGAKLRAEFPSVTHIRSETNLGFTGGNNLGITHALDTGCEHVLLLNNDTIVTPGFLEPLLARLESEPRIAAVSGKIYYTKAAQNGRSDILWYAGSFRKWWMGFSHFGIDEADRGLYDKPMEVPYASGCEMLLRGTAVRRVGLLSDDYFAYWEESDWCERARKAGFIAFYEPASTIYHNYRSGDPGNESPIHNYLHCRNGFIFASVHEHGFGRLKFWLLFPLELIYRSLWDIRRKNIRAGWATLWGVYDFLRGYRGEQRLRERGLIQS, via the coding sequence ATGATCACAGCCTCGAACCCCCGTATTGGAATTATCCTCATTAATCTGAATGCTTATGAGGATACAGCATTGTGCCTTCAGTCACTCGAATCACTCACGTACTCGAATACGGAGCTCATTTTGGTCGATAATGGCTCTCGCGACGGTTCCGGCGCGAAACTTCGAGCAGAATTTCCGAGTGTCACGCACATTCGCTCCGAGACCAATCTTGGATTCACCGGCGGGAATAACCTTGGCATTACGCATGCCCTCGATACCGGCTGTGAGCATGTGCTGCTATTGAACAACGATACGATCGTGACACCTGGCTTTCTCGAACCATTGCTCGCACGACTTGAGTCAGAACCACGGATCGCAGCGGTGAGTGGCAAAATCTACTATACGAAAGCCGCACAGAACGGACGTTCCGATATTCTGTGGTATGCTGGCTCATTCCGCAAATGGTGGATGGGTTTTAGCCATTTTGGGATTGACGAGGCCGACCGAGGACTCTATGACAAACCGATGGAGGTACCATATGCGTCCGGCTGTGAAATGCTGCTTCGTGGTACCGCGGTCCGGAGAGTTGGCCTTCTTTCAGATGATTATTTTGCCTACTGGGAGGAATCGGATTGGTGCGAGCGGGCCCGGAAGGCGGGATTTATAGCTTTTTATGAGCCGGCAAGCACGATTTACCACAACTATCGGAGTGGCGATCCGGGCAACGAATCACCGATTCATAATTATCTCCATTGCCGAAACGGATTTATCTTCGCCAGTGTCCATGAGCATGGCTTTGGACGACTCAAATTTTGGTTACTCTTCCCGCTCGAATTAATCTATCGTAGCTTATGGGACATTCGGCGGAAAAATATCCGTGCCGGATGGGCAACCCTTTGGGGCGTTTATGATTTCTTACGAGGCTACCGTGGCGAGCAGCGGCTTCGGGAGCGGGGTCTTATTCAATCTTAA
- a CDS encoding DegT/DnrJ/EryC1/StrS family aminotransferase → MEAEVLTRPIQMVDVLGQYHRYQDEIDRAILEVVRSGKYINGPYVARFERAMESYLGVKHAIACASGTDALQLTLMAIDLKPGDEVITTPFTFAATAETIVLLGGVPIYIDIDPVTFNIDVETIESRITSRTRAIVPVHLFGQPANMTRIQEIARKHRLVVIEDAAQAVGALWEGKKVCGIGDMAAISFYPSKNLGAFGDAGMVTTNDDKYAHAVRTIANHGSERAYYHDRLGVNSRLDAIQAAILNVKLQYLDEWNCTRAEAAASYSSLFAGYSEFLTIPEVDSRATPIWHQYSIILKGAREHVTEYLKRAHVPFNVYYPVPLHLQKAYGEGKLGDFPHTEYAASHILSLPMHSELTSEDVEYIAGEVIAGLMIANDQQA, encoded by the coding sequence TTGGAAGCAGAAGTTCTTACCAGACCGATCCAAATGGTCGATGTTTTGGGTCAGTACCATCGTTATCAGGACGAGATCGACCGTGCGATTCTCGAAGTCGTGCGGAGCGGCAAATACATCAATGGGCCATACGTCGCGCGATTCGAGCGTGCCATGGAGAGCTATCTTGGTGTGAAGCATGCGATTGCCTGTGCCTCGGGTACCGACGCATTGCAGCTAACCCTGATGGCCATCGATCTCAAACCGGGCGACGAGGTTATCACAACACCCTTTACTTTTGCCGCGACAGCAGAAACGATCGTGCTGCTTGGAGGCGTCCCTATCTATATTGACATCGATCCTGTGACATTTAATATCGATGTCGAAACGATCGAGTCAAGGATCACTTCGCGGACCCGCGCGATCGTTCCAGTTCATCTCTTTGGGCAACCGGCGAATATGACGCGAATCCAGGAAATTGCGCGCAAGCATCGTCTGGTCGTAATCGAGGACGCTGCACAGGCCGTTGGAGCCTTGTGGGAAGGCAAGAAGGTGTGTGGGATTGGCGACATGGCCGCGATCTCGTTCTATCCGTCTAAGAATCTTGGAGCCTTCGGCGACGCCGGCATGGTCACAACGAATGATGACAAATACGCCCACGCCGTTCGCACGATTGCGAATCATGGATCCGAACGAGCGTATTATCATGATCGTCTCGGCGTAAATTCCCGCCTTGATGCCATCCAGGCTGCTATCCTAAATGTAAAGCTGCAATATTTAGATGAGTGGAATTGTACTCGTGCAGAAGCCGCTGCAAGCTACAGCAGTCTGTTCGCGGGATATTCAGAATTCTTGACCATACCGGAGGTTGACTCCCGTGCCACGCCAATATGGCATCAGTATTCGATCATACTCAAGGGCGCACGCGAACATGTGACGGAGTATTTGAAGCGCGCGCATGTGCCGTTCAATGTTTATTATCCCGTGCCGCTTCACCTGCAGAAGGCATACGGTGAGGGCAAGCTTGGTGATTTTCCTCACACAGAATATGCCGCCTCGCATATTCTTTCGCTCCCAATGCATTCCGAGCTGACGAGCGAGGACGTCGAGTATATCGCAGGAGAAGTCATCGCGGGCCTCATGATCGCCAACGATCAACAAGCATAA
- a CDS encoding polyprenol monophosphomannose synthase gives MSRALLIIPTYNEHENIARLVKEVFAQQPNCPDVELNILVVDDNSPDGTSLVVKELQAAEDPANRHVHLLSRPGKMGLGTAYVDGFRFGLAEGYDYIFEMDADFSHDPREIPNFLREIKNYDLVIGSRYIPGARVDNWPRRRLLLSYNANVYARVITGIPVKDATGGFKCFRRKVLEAIDLGDIRSNGYAFQIEMNFRAWRKGFRIKEIPITFVDRNAGSSKMSRAIVREAVGMVWKLKARAIAGEL, from the coding sequence ATGTCGCGCGCGCTTCTTATCATCCCCACATACAACGAGCACGAGAATATCGCGCGACTTGTCAAGGAGGTCTTCGCCCAGCAGCCGAACTGCCCGGACGTAGAGCTTAATATCCTTGTCGTCGATGATAATTCTCCAGACGGCACTTCACTGGTCGTCAAAGAACTTCAGGCAGCAGAAGATCCCGCAAACCGGCATGTCCATTTGCTCTCGCGGCCCGGCAAGATGGGCTTGGGCACCGCATACGTCGACGGCTTTCGATTCGGGCTGGCCGAGGGTTACGATTATATTTTCGAGATGGACGCTGATTTTTCGCACGATCCGCGCGAGATCCCTAATTTCCTTCGGGAGATCAAGAATTATGATCTCGTGATTGGCTCGCGATATATACCCGGCGCACGAGTGGACAATTGGCCACGACGAAGACTATTGCTTTCCTATAATGCGAACGTCTATGCGCGCGTAATCACGGGAATTCCGGTCAAAGACGCGACTGGAGGGTTCAAGTGTTTTCGCCGAAAGGTCCTGGAGGCCATCGATCTTGGCGATATCCGGTCGAACGGGTACGCATTTCAGATTGAGATGAACTTCCGGGCGTGGCGGAAAGGGTTTCGGATCAAGGAAATTCCAATCACATTTGTCGATCGCAATGCTGGGTCGAGCAAGATGAGCCGTGCGATTGTCCGCGAGGCGGTCGGGATGGTCTGGAAGTTGAAAGCACGTGCCATCGCAGGCGAATTATAA